From the genome of Sus scrofa isolate TJ Tabasco breed Duroc unplaced genomic scaffold, Sscrofa11.1 Contig59, whole genome shotgun sequence, one region includes:
- the LOC100525026 gene encoding olfactory receptor 1G1-like, with product MGIRNQTTTSDFLLLGFSPHPDQQALLFGLFMAMYLITMLGNVLVILGIGSDQHLHSPMYFFLANLSFIDTCSCCTIVPKVLVNIQTQHHTISYTGCLVQMYFFMALTLLDDFLLAVMAYDRYVAICLPLHYTMIMCPQRCLLLVTTSWLCAHLLAFSPTLLMSQFSFCDSHSIPHFFCDLLPLLNLACSDKHIFQVTMLTEAILSGAIPLTCVLISYAHIIHTILRVPSPGGKHKVFSTCGAHLTVVTLFYGTLFLVYFQPSSSYSADTGMVSSVIYTVVTPMLNPFIYSLRNRDMMEALCRFFNCGKVLLSKRAFPRLEAQSL from the coding sequence ATGGGAATCAGAAATCAAACCACTACCTCTGACTTCTTGCTTCTGGGCTTCTCTCCACACCCAGACCAGCAGGCTCTCCTGTTTGGGCTCTTCATGGCCATGTACCTGATCACCATGCTGGGGAATGTGCTCGTCATTCTGGGAATAGGTTCTGACCAGCATCTCCACTCccctatgtatttcttcttggcCAACCTGTCCTTCATAGACACCTGCTCCTGCTGCACCATTGTCCCCAAGGTTCTGGTCAACATCCAGACACAGCATCATACTATCTCCTACACTGGGTGCCTCGTGCAGATGTACTTCTTCATGGCATTAACCCTGCTGGATGACTTCCTGCTGGCTGTGATGGcatatgaccgctacgtggcaaTCTGCCTCCCTCTCCACTACACCATGATCATGTGTCCCCAGCGCTGCCTGCTGCTGGTCACCACATCCTGGCTCTGTGCCCACCTCCTGGCCTTCTCACCCACTCTCCTCATGTCTCAGTTCTCCTTCTGTGACTCTCATTCCATCCCACACTTCTTCTGTGATCTTCTCCCACTCCTCAATCTTGCCTGCTCAGACAAACACATCTTTCAGGTCACCATGTTAACTGAAGCCATACTCTCAGGCGCGATCCCTCTTACCTGTGTCCTGATCTCTTATGCCCACATCATCCACACCATCCTCAGGGTCCCCTCTCCTGGAGGAAAGCACAAAGTCTTCTCTACCTGTGGTGCTCACCTGACAGTTGTCACTCTCTTCTACGGGACCCTCTTTCTGGTGTACttccagccctcctcctcctacTCTGCAGACACTGGAATGGTGTCCTCTGTGATATATacagtggtcacccccatgctgaacccctttatctacagcctgaggaacagggacatgaTGGAGGCTTTGTGCAGATTCTTCAACTGTGGAAAAGTTCTACTCAGTAAAAGGGCTTTTCCCAGATTAGAAGCTCAGTCTCTGTGA